A genomic window from Peromyscus maniculatus bairdii isolate BWxNUB_F1_BW_parent chromosome 1, HU_Pman_BW_mat_3.1, whole genome shotgun sequence includes:
- the LOC143271217 gene encoding vomeronasal type-2 receptor 116-like gives MAMFTLARLLHFQKTKYERNPIINLNYLTFIAVLQIPAAFMPLSVCSADCGPGFRKFLQERIAACCFDCIPCPQNEVSNETNVEKCVRCPEDQYVNSEQNQCIPKSVVFLAYEDPLGKTLASTALCFSAFTVLVLAVFVKLNDTPLVKANNQNLSYMLLISLMFCFLCPLLSNGHPSSATCILQQITFGVVFTVAISTVLAKTVTVLLAFIVIAPGRRMRFFMISRAPNYINAICTLIQIILCAIWPLISPPSIDIDAHSEYGQIIIVCNKVSVTVFYCVLGYHGSLALGSFIVAFLARNLPDTFNDVKLLTFSMLLFCSVWITFLSVYHSTKGKVMVVVEVFSIFSSSAGLLGCIFIPKCYINLFRPERNSLQKLWEKTSS, from the exons gaATCCTATAATTAACTTAAACTATCTAACCTTTAttgcagttctccaaatacctgcaGCCTTT ATGCCACTCTCTGTGTGCAGTGCTGATTGTGGTCCTGGATTCAGAAAATTCTTGCAGGAGCGAATTGCAgcctgctgttttgattgcatCCCCTGTCCACAAAATGAAGTTTCTAATGAGACAA aTGTGGAAAAATGTGTGAGGTGTCCAGAGGACCAGTATGTCAACAGTGAGCAGAACCAGTGCATTCCCAAATCTGTGGTCTTTTTGGCCTATGAAGACCCCTTGGGGAAGACTCTTGCCTCAACAGCCTTGTGCTTCTCTGCATTCACAGTGCTTGTTCTTGCGGTCTTTGTCAAGCTCAATGACACTCCCCTTGTGAAGGCAAACAACCAGAATCTTAGTTACATGTTGCTCATCTCactcatgttttgtttcttgtgcccCTTGCTCTCCAATGGCCATCCCAGCTCAGCTACCTGTATTCTACAGCAAATCACATTTGGAGTTGTATTCACTGTGGCTATTTCCACTGTGCTGGCCAAAACAGTCACTGTGCTTTTGGCTTTCATAGTCATAGCCCCTGGAAGAAGGATGAGGTTCTTCATGATTTCAAGGGCACCCAACTACATCAATGCCATAtgtacccttatccaaattaTTCTCTGTGCAATATGGCCTctaatttctcctccctctattgaCATTGATGCACACTCTGAGTATGGCCAAATCATCATTGTGTGCAACAAGGTCTCAGTTACTGTATTCTACTGTGTGTTGGGATACCATGGCTCCCTTGCCTTAGGGAGCTTCATTGtggctttcttggccaggaatctccctgacacattcaatgatgTCAAATTGCTGACCTTCAGCATGCTATTGTTCTGCAGTGTGTGGATCacctttctctctgtctaccacagcaccaagggcaaggtcatggtggtggtggaggtctTCTCCATTTTTTCCTCAAGTGCAGGTCTGCTGGGATGCATTTTTATCCCCAAGTGCTACATAAATTTGTTCCGACCTGAgagaaattctcttcaaaagttaTGGGAGAAAACATCTTCCTGA